Proteins from one Carassius auratus strain Wakin linkage group LG28B, ASM336829v1, whole genome shotgun sequence genomic window:
- the LOC113067590 gene encoding adenylate cyclase type 9-like — protein MWSGTVTLCQICWSMPARARAPLLFADRKVKLAQWSCPPSALVAPELTKSLSASSFSHSPDITSSACALTPAPDRAKLACPSCGVLASENGAVHKNSCSDPDHKTVKSKGPPGRSPKTLNGLLSPHLEQPLTHSQTSLCEMLQEKEKKWPGGSMGTMDHSALIPLRSKNFRERSDAHFVDVIKEDSLMKDYFFRPPINKLSHTFIDKSLESAYRTSYQDEVKTQAPVQTFASPTFSSFLDMLLCCCVLLALSVACLLRPLVTQQPLPTPALIVAAVAAVLECLALVLAVRRAFYLDRVLNCTRTLLWAISGWVPRHMIGAVLVSLPALAVFSHITCNMHDSIQGHI, from the exons ATGTGGAGCGGCACAGTGACTTTATGCCAGATCTGTTGGTCCATGCCAGCTCGTGCCAGAGCGCCGCTGCTGTTCgctgacag GAAGGTGAAGCTGGCCCAGTGGAGCTGCCCTCCATCTGCTCTGGTGGCTCCTGAGCTCACAAAGTCTCTCAGTGCCTCGTCCTTCAGCCACAGCCCTGACATCACATCCTCTGCCTGTGCTCTGACCCCTGCCCCGGACAGAGCTAAG TTGGCCTGTCCCTCGTGTGGTGTGTTAGCTTCTGAAAACGGGGCGGTTCACAAAAACAGCTGCTCAGATCCTGATCACAAAACCGTCAAAAGCAAG GGACCACCTGGCAGGAGTCCCAAGACCCTTAATGGCCTGTTAAGCCCTCATCTGGAGCAGCCGCTGACACACAGCCAGACCTCTCTGTGCGAGATGCTGCAGGAAAAGGAGAAGAAGTGGCCCGGAGGCAGCATGGGAACCATGGACCACTCCGCCCTCATCCCACTGCGCTCCAAAAACTTCCGCGAGAGGAGCGACGCTCACTTCGTGGATGTGATAAAAGAGGACAG TCTGATGAAAGATTACTTCTTCAGACCGCCCATCAACAAGTTGAGCCACACTTTCATAGACAAATCCCTGGAGTCGGCTTACAGAACCAGCTACCAGGATGAG GTTAAGACACAGGCTCCTGTCCAGACGTTTGCCAGTCCAACGTTCAGCTCTTTTCTAGACATGCTGCTGTGCTGTTGTGTTCTGCTGGCTCTCTCTGTGGCCTGCCTCCTGCGACCGCTGGTTACCCAGCAGCCCCTGCCCACACCGGCCCTCATAGTGGCCGCAGTTGCAGCTGTGCTTGAATGTTTGGCCCTAGTGCTGGCTGTACG GCGAGCCTTTTACCTGGACAGAGTGCTGAACTGCACCAGGACCCTCCTCTGGGCCATTTCCGGCTGGGTTCCCCGTCACATGATCGGAGCAGTGCTGGTGTCTTTACCCGCCTTGGCTGTGTTTTCTCATATCACCTGCAATATGCATGACTCCATACAG ggtcacatatga